Proteins encoded together in one Solanum lycopersicum chromosome 7, SLM_r2.1 window:
- the LOC101264025 gene encoding WEB family protein At5g16730, chloroplastic-like isoform X2, giving the protein MALLKLLLYSFLFLQILTTISSNGVGDSDADSSIRLQLDQLNSKISILESRIDDSTRELRTKDERIKELENTVDLKLAKLASLQSELQLFQEKGSLNAKELVAKANVRATELERQIDALRRETDAQNKKKNLLEVSTNEAEKKIQELNLKLESLQRINEEQNARIRKTKRALQVAEEEMMKAKLDAASVSEQLEEVKKGWLPPWLAVHLVHFRSIVMTYWTEHGRPALDLTLKKALETKSEVVKMAEPHIHSFKTEWIPAMKERSVEFVRDVGPHIQRLKTKSIHLYHESKKFMEPHIMNAQDVIQPYVKEVRKVADPYVDQVSLVMKPHIDKARILLQPYTKRVHRHYRKAKKTVSLYHHQAQENIHHMLKNHHITKPYATKELAWYLASALLALPVIFLLNLVSDFGRKKPKKHSHRHHTSHTRRRAKRAHSDK; this is encoded by the exons ATGGCGTTGTTGAAACTGCTTctgtattcatttttatttctccaaattttgacAACAATTTCATCAAATGGAGTTGGTGATTCAGATGCAGATTCATCTATCAGACTCCAACTTGACCAACTCAACTCCAAAATTTCCATTTTAG AGTCGCGTATTGACGACAGTACTCGTGAGCTGAGGACGAAGGATGAAAGAATCAAAGAGCTGGAGAACACGGTTGACTTGAAATTAGCCAAATTGGCTTCTCTACAAAGTGAACTTCAGTTATTTCAG GAAAAAGGTTCCCTTAATGCAAAAGAGCTGGTTGCTAAGGCTAATGTTCGTGCAACTGAACTTGAACGTCAG ATAGATGCTCTTAGAAGGGAAACAGATGcacaaaacaagaagaaaaatcttCTTGAAGTCAGTACAAATGAAGCAGAGAAGAAAATACAGGAACTGAATCTAAAACTTGAAAGT CTACAACGGATAAATGAGGAGCAGAATGCGAGGATCCGTAAAACCAAACGTGCTCTTCAAGTGGCAGAG GAAGAAATGATGAAGGCTAAATTGGACGCTGCTTCTGTTTCTGAGCAGCTTGAGGAG GTTAAAAAAGGATGGCTTCCACCTTGGCTTGCTGTTCATCTTGTACATTTTCGG TCAATTGTTATGACTTACTGGACTGAGCACGGAAGGCCAGCTTTGGATCTGACCTTAAAAAAG GCCCTGGAGACCAAGTCTGAAGTAGTAAAGATGGCAGAGCCTCATATTCATTCATTTAAAACA GAATGGATCCCAGCTATGAAAGAGCGCTCAGTAGAATTTGTTCGTGATGTCGGGCCTCATATACAGAGGCTCAAGACTAAGAGTATCCACCTTTATCACGAATCCAAGAAATTTATGGAACCTCATATTATGAATGCACAGGACGTCATCCAACCCTATGTCAAG GAAGTTAGGAAAGTCGCAGACCCTTATGTTGACCAAGTTTCACTGGTGATGAAACCTCATATTGACAAAGCAAGGATTCTCTTGCAACCTTACACCAAGAGAGTTCATCGTCATTATAGGAAGGCCAAGAAAACTGTCAGTTTATATCATCACCAG GCTCAAGAAAACATCCATCACATGTTGAAGAATCACCACATCACCAAGCCATATGCTACAAAGGAGTTGGCTTGGTATCTG GCCTCAGCTTTGCTGGCTTTACCTGTGATCTTTCTTCTAAATTTGGTATCAGATTTTGGGCG TAAGAAGCCAAAGAAGCATTCACATAGACACCATACAAGCCACACACGTCGCAGGGCTAAAAGAGCACATTCTGACAAATGA
- the LOC101264025 gene encoding WEB family protein At5g16730, chloroplastic-like isoform X1 produces the protein MALLKLLLYSFLFLQILTTISSNGVGDSDADSSIRLQLDQLNSKISILESRIDDSTRELRTKDERIKELENTVDLKLAKLASLQSELQLFQEKGSLNAKELVAKANVRATELERQIDALRRETDAQNKKKNLLEVSTNEAEKKIQELNLKLESLQRINEEQNARIRKTKRALQVAEEEMMKAKLDAASVSEQLEEVKKGWLPPWLAVHLVHFRSIVMTYWTEHGRPALDLTLKKALETKSEVVKMAEPHIHSFKTEWIPAMKERSVEFVRDVGPHIQRLKTKSIHLYHESKKFMEPHIMNAQDVIQPYVKEVRKVADPYVDQVSLVMKPHIDKARILLQPYTKRVHRHYRKAKKTVSLYHHQAQENIHHMLKNHHITKPYATKELAWYLASALLALPVIFLLNLVSDFGRSKKPKKHSHRHHTSHTRRRAKRAHSDK, from the exons ATGGCGTTGTTGAAACTGCTTctgtattcatttttatttctccaaattttgacAACAATTTCATCAAATGGAGTTGGTGATTCAGATGCAGATTCATCTATCAGACTCCAACTTGACCAACTCAACTCCAAAATTTCCATTTTAG AGTCGCGTATTGACGACAGTACTCGTGAGCTGAGGACGAAGGATGAAAGAATCAAAGAGCTGGAGAACACGGTTGACTTGAAATTAGCCAAATTGGCTTCTCTACAAAGTGAACTTCAGTTATTTCAG GAAAAAGGTTCCCTTAATGCAAAAGAGCTGGTTGCTAAGGCTAATGTTCGTGCAACTGAACTTGAACGTCAG ATAGATGCTCTTAGAAGGGAAACAGATGcacaaaacaagaagaaaaatcttCTTGAAGTCAGTACAAATGAAGCAGAGAAGAAAATACAGGAACTGAATCTAAAACTTGAAAGT CTACAACGGATAAATGAGGAGCAGAATGCGAGGATCCGTAAAACCAAACGTGCTCTTCAAGTGGCAGAG GAAGAAATGATGAAGGCTAAATTGGACGCTGCTTCTGTTTCTGAGCAGCTTGAGGAG GTTAAAAAAGGATGGCTTCCACCTTGGCTTGCTGTTCATCTTGTACATTTTCGG TCAATTGTTATGACTTACTGGACTGAGCACGGAAGGCCAGCTTTGGATCTGACCTTAAAAAAG GCCCTGGAGACCAAGTCTGAAGTAGTAAAGATGGCAGAGCCTCATATTCATTCATTTAAAACA GAATGGATCCCAGCTATGAAAGAGCGCTCAGTAGAATTTGTTCGTGATGTCGGGCCTCATATACAGAGGCTCAAGACTAAGAGTATCCACCTTTATCACGAATCCAAGAAATTTATGGAACCTCATATTATGAATGCACAGGACGTCATCCAACCCTATGTCAAG GAAGTTAGGAAAGTCGCAGACCCTTATGTTGACCAAGTTTCACTGGTGATGAAACCTCATATTGACAAAGCAAGGATTCTCTTGCAACCTTACACCAAGAGAGTTCATCGTCATTATAGGAAGGCCAAGAAAACTGTCAGTTTATATCATCACCAG GCTCAAGAAAACATCCATCACATGTTGAAGAATCACCACATCACCAAGCCATATGCTACAAAGGAGTTGGCTTGGTATCTG GCCTCAGCTTTGCTGGCTTTACCTGTGATCTTTCTTCTAAATTTGGTATCAGATTTTGGGCG CAGTAAGAAGCCAAAGAAGCATTCACATAGACACCATACAAGCCACACACGTCGCAGGGCTAAAAGAGCACATTCTGACAAATGA